AGCGACTGGTTCGTGGCCGCTCTGGTGGATACCAGCCACAACACGGAATTCATCAGGGTGACAGCCCGAAATGCCAATCTGTTCACAGTGGAGCGCGGGCAGGAAGGCACCGTGGCCCGGGCCTTCTCTGCCGGAGATCGCGTGGAACTGCGCGTCACGGCTCAGGCATGGGAGGGACTGGCCCGGAACGACTGGCACCGCCCTCTGGATGCTGCGGGAAACGTGGTCGCGCCCAAGCTGCTGAATGCGGCCTCCTTTGCCCTCAAGGGAGACTGGTCCGCGTTCTTCCCGGTTCATCGCGCGGTCCGCGTCTTCCAGAATGCGGACGCTGCGGGCTACGTGGCCTCTTCGAACTACGAAGCAAGGGCTGGCAGAACCGTGGTGAGCGTGGCCGGCCTTTCCCTTGATGCCGGGCTGGTGCTGGTCGAGGTCGGGCAGGACGTGAAGGCCGCCCCCAGATACGGCCATGCCGCCACTGCGGACCATGCAACCTCTGCGGATCGGGCGGAACAGGCTGACAGTGCGTCCACGTTTGGTGGCCGTGCACCTTCGCATTATGCGCTGGCGCACCATGGTCACAGTGTGGACGACCTGACGGAAGTTGTTGGTGGGAAATTTCCCTCTTCTGTTTTGAATATTGCTTCGGAAGACGCAGCCAAAACTGGAAAGGGGACTGGGCTTATGAGTGCGGCCTTGGTCAGGGCTGCCATTGAAGCACAGGCAAAAGGTTGTGTCCCTCACATTGAAATAATTACTGCTTCGCAGACGTGGACTGTACCGGAAGGCGTATTTCAAATCATGGTTGAAGTCGTTGGCGGTGGTGGAGGCGGGAATCGCGCAAAGGACATCGTAAAACCGAGCGTCGACTACACTTCACGCTATGGAGCTGGACCAAGTGGAGCCTACGCTCTGAAGGCTTTGAAGGTAACACCGGGCGCACAATATGAAATCACCATCGGCAAGGGAGGACGTGGCAATGGTTCCAATGGTTTTTGGGGGGACAAATACTGTCGTGGCGAGAACGGAGGAACAAGCTCGTTCGGTTCGGAAATAACCTGTACCGGAGGTGGAAATATCGCTTGTGGTCCGGGGGTAGCTACTGGCGGGGACATAAATCTGAATGGGGAACAAGGCATTCCATGCTCGGCGACCGGTAATGATGGACGAGGAGGCCATACTCCCTATGGAAGAGGTGGATATAGCATGGGGCAAGGGAACGCAAAAGCGCCGTCCGGAAGTGGGTTTGGATCTGGAGGAGGTCCGACTTCGGGTACGGCTACACACGGAAGTGTTGCAGGCGACGGGCAACCGGGATGCGTTATCATACGATATTAAGGTGGCTTTGAAATGTACGCACGAGTTGAAAACGGAGTGGTTGTCGAGGTGGTGGAATTGTCGGGTGACCCGGCGCAACTGTTCACAGCGGAAATTGCTGCCACTTGGCATCTTGCGTCTGAGGAAGTTGAGCAGGGATGGCTCTGGAATGGCGTCGAATATTCCGTTCCCATAGGACCGGAGCCGCCCGAACCGTCCTACGAGGAACAACGGCAGGCGGAAATTCTTGCGCGTCACCCTGTGCCGCAGCAGCTCGAAGCCTTGACCGAGGCGGCGGAGAATCCGTCCCGGCCCGACAAGCTGAATGCGCTCCTGGCCGACATTCAGGATATCAAGGTGCGCTATCCCAAGCCGGAGCAGGCGTAATGCAGTTCTCGGTACAGGCGTTTTCCGGGATTCAGCCGCGACTGGCTCCGCAGTTTCTGGATGAGACAAAGGGGCGCAAGGCCGAGAACTGTCGGCTGGATTCGGGCGAGTTCCGGGCCTTGGCGCGTCCCGGAATCGTGAATCGGCTGAACATGGGCGGCGTGCAAGGCGTGT
Above is a window of Pseudodesulfovibrio tunisiensis DNA encoding:
- a CDS encoding glycine-rich domain-containing protein, translated to MGVQLRNRAVSSLLTGIGADDVTLRVLDADADRFPALDLPSDWFVAALVDTSHNTEFIRVTARNANLFTVERGQEGTVARAFSAGDRVELRVTAQAWEGLARNDWHRPLDAAGNVVAPKLLNAASFALKGDWSAFFPVHRAVRVFQNADAAGYVASSNYEARAGRTVVSVAGLSLDAGLVLVEVGQDVKAAPRYGHAATADHATSADRAEQADSASTFGGRAPSHYALAHHGHSVDDLTEVVGGKFPSSVLNIASEDAAKTGKGTGLMSAALVRAAIEAQAKGCVPHIEIITASQTWTVPEGVFQIMVEVVGGGGGGNRAKDIVKPSVDYTSRYGAGPSGAYALKALKVTPGAQYEITIGKGGRGNGSNGFWGDKYCRGENGGTSSFGSEITCTGGGNIACGPGVATGGDINLNGEQGIPCSATGNDGRGGHTPYGRGGYSMGQGNAKAPSGSGFGSGGGPTSGTATHGSVAGDGQPGCVIIRY